One genomic region from Gammaproteobacteria bacterium encodes:
- a CDS encoding ABC transporter substrate-binding protein, whose product MKNSCGFVFKALMLAGCLVFSGSTFSTETALPSGASSTPVQACDIGSPVDKTQVIVTQVLDVLKRDQQDIKGNFSKVEDDISAILSPSIDINKIADYVVPATLMQQATPEQRDA is encoded by the coding sequence ATGAAGAATTCTTGTGGTTTTGTTTTTAAGGCTTTGATGTTGGCGGGTTGTTTGGTATTTTCGGGCTCAACTTTTTCCACTGAAACGGCTTTGCCTTCTGGCGCAAGCTCTACCCCAGTTCAGGCATGTGATATAGGCAGTCCGGTCGATAAAACGCAAGTGATTGTCACGCAAGTCTTAGATGTTTTGAAAAGAGATCAGCAAGATATTAAAGGGAATTTTTCTAAAGTTGAGGATGACATCTCTGCTATATTATCACCTAGTATTGATATTAATAAAATTGCCGACTATGTTGTTCCTGCAACGTTAATGCAGCAGGCTACTCCAGAGCAACGAGACGCT
- the mlaD gene encoding outer membrane lipid asymmetry maintenance protein MlaD has protein sequence MKNKGVVELWVGFFILLGIAGLVFLAFQVSGLTQSSMSHGYVMKADFDNVGGLKVRAPVQIGGVVVGRVTNIELDAKTYKAIATMLIYDTYSIPTDSTASILTQGLLGSNYLGITPGYAPTNYKAGDTIERTNSALILEQLIGQFLFNVNK, from the coding sequence ATGAAAAATAAAGGTGTTGTGGAGTTATGGGTAGGTTTTTTTATATTGCTGGGAATTGCGGGTTTGGTTTTTTTAGCATTTCAAGTGAGTGGGTTAACGCAAAGCAGTATGTCGCATGGTTATGTGATGAAGGCAGATTTTGATAATGTTGGAGGCCTAAAAGTACGTGCGCCTGTTCAAATTGGCGGGGTGGTTGTAGGGCGTGTAACGAATATTGAATTAGATGCGAAAACGTATAAAGCGATTGCGACGATGTTAATCTATGATACTTATTCTATTCCAACAGATTCAACCGCGAGCATTCTTACACAAGGCTTGTTGGGCTCTAATTATCTTGGGATTACTCCGGGTTATGCGCCAACGAACTACAAAGCAGGTGATACTATTGAGCGCACAAATTCAGCGTTAATTTTAGAGCAATTAATTGGTCAATTTTTATTTAATGTTAACAAGTAA
- the mlaE gene encoding lipid asymmetry maintenance ABC transporter permease subunit MlaE, whose product MSRFSVIENIRALGASGVHFISRVGHAGLVLFGAIFKKPNLHKSFPLLVQQIYIVGFLSLPIIIVAGSFIGMVLALQGYNILDKFAAADELGPLVALSVARELGPVVTGLLFAGRAGSSLTAEIGLMKATDQLSSMELMAVDPLQRVVAPRFWAGFYSLPLLTIIFSMFAIFGAYAVGVDWIGLDAGSFWSNMQASVDFRIDIVNGVIKSIVFGFFTTWIAVYQGYACVPTSEGISHATTRTVVFSSLVILGLDFVLTAMMMGGW is encoded by the coding sequence ATGTCCCGATTTTCCGTTATAGAAAATATTCGAGCCTTAGGCGCATCAGGTGTTCATTTTATTAGCCGTGTAGGTCATGCTGGCTTAGTATTATTTGGCGCGATTTTTAAAAAGCCAAACTTGCATAAAAGCTTTCCATTATTGGTTCAGCAAATTTATATAGTAGGTTTTTTATCATTGCCCATTATTATTGTTGCCGGATCTTTTATCGGAATGGTGTTGGCGTTACAAGGCTATAATATTCTCGATAAATTTGCTGCTGCAGATGAGTTAGGTCCGCTTGTCGCATTAAGTGTTGCGAGAGAATTAGGGCCCGTAGTGACAGGTTTGCTATTTGCAGGAAGGGCGGGGTCCTCGTTAACCGCTGAGATTGGATTAATGAAAGCGACCGATCAACTCTCTAGCATGGAGTTAATGGCCGTTGATCCTTTGCAGCGAGTAGTTGCCCCACGGTTCTGGGCAGGATTTTATAGCTTGCCGTTATTAACTATTATTTTTAGTATGTTTGCTATTTTTGGAGCGTATGCTGTCGGGGTAGATTGGATAGGCTTAGACGCAGGGAGCTTTTGGTCTAACATGCAAGCTTCCGTTGATTTTAGAATTGATATTGTCAATGGTGTTATCAAGAGCATTGTTTTTGGCTTCTTTACGACATGGATTGCCGTGTATCAGGGATATGCTTGTGTCCCTACATCAGAAGGTATTTCGCATGCAACAACGCGAACAGTAGTGTTTTCTTCTCTAGTGATACTAGGGTTGGATTTTGTATTAACAGCAATGATGATGGGGGGATGGTAA
- a CDS encoding ATP-binding cassette domain-containing protein encodes MTSQACVRIDHLSFCRGQRKIFDDISLEIPRGSIVGLMGPSGTGKTTLLRLISGQLSPDQGSIFFDDDEINTLSRTKLYQVRKKMGMLFQSNALFTNLSVFDNIAYPLRERADLSEAIIRDIVLMKLQAVGLRGARYLMPSDLSGGMARRVALARAIALDPDLIMYDEPFTGQDPISVGMIVKLMRLLNKNANMTSIIVSHDIEITFGLVDYAFVMAGGKVIGQGKPDELRNSTNEEVRQFLNGLPDGPVPFHYPAKEYITDLMGED; translated from the coding sequence ATGACTTCTCAAGCTTGTGTTCGAATTGACCATCTTTCCTTTTGCAGAGGGCAAAGAAAAATTTTTGATGATATTAGCCTTGAAATTCCTCGAGGGAGTATTGTCGGGCTAATGGGGCCAAGCGGAACTGGCAAAACAACTTTGTTGCGTTTAATCAGTGGTCAACTTTCTCCTGATCAAGGCAGTATTTTTTTTGATGATGACGAAATTAACACACTTTCACGCACTAAACTTTACCAGGTAAGAAAGAAAATGGGCATGTTGTTTCAAAGCAACGCACTATTTACGAATTTATCTGTATTCGACAATATCGCTTACCCTTTGCGTGAACGCGCTGATCTTTCAGAAGCAATTATTCGAGATATAGTGCTAATGAAGTTACAGGCAGTCGGTTTGCGTGGAGCACGCTATTTAATGCCTAGTGATCTATCCGGAGGTATGGCGCGTCGTGTAGCATTGGCGCGAGCAATCGCACTGGATCCTGATTTGATTATGTATGATGAGCCCTTTACTGGGCAAGATCCTATTTCTGTTGGAATGATCGTTAAATTGATGCGTTTATTAAATAAAAACGCCAATATGACCAGTATCATTGTTTCTCACGATATTGAGATTACCTTTGGTTTAGTCGACTATGCCTTTGTGATGGCCGGTGGAAAAGTGATTGGTCAAGGTAAGCCGGATGAATTGCGCAACAGTACTAATGAAGAAGTCAGGCAATTTCTAAATGGACTGCCTGATGGCCCTGTGCCGTTTCATTATCCAGCCAAAGAATATATCACTGATTTAATGGGAGAAGATTGA